In Nisaea acidiphila, the DNA window TGGATCGGCGGCAAAACAATAAAATGCAACAGGGCTGGCCAGTCTTTCTTGTGCAACGCAGGAGTGGTGGCCGGTTTTCAGAGGCTTGGCGTCAAACAGGAGATTCTCAGATGAAGAAAGTTCTCGCGCTTTCGGCCGCGATGCTTATGGCTTCGGCCAGCATCGCAACGGCCGCGCAATGCACCAACGACACCTGGAAGAAGGTCATGAGCCGCGGCAAGATGGTCGTCGGCGTCAAGGCCGACTACAAGCCGTGGGGCTTCCGGGACGAGTCCGGCAATCTCGTCGGCATGGAAATCGACATGGCGAAGGCTGCCGCGGACGCGATGGGCGTCGAGGTCGAGCTGGTGCCGGTACAGTCCTCGAACCGCATGCAGTTTCTTGAGCAGGGCAAGATCGACCTGATGATCGCGACCATGTCCGACCGTCCGGACCGTCGCAAGATCGTCGGCATCGTGCAGCCCAACTACTACACCTCCGGAACCAACGTCATGTCGCCGAAGGCGCTCGGTCTGACCAAGTGGGAAGATCTCCGCGACAAGCCGGTCTGCGGCAAGCAGGGCGCGTTCTACAACAAGATCGTGACCGAGCGGTACGGTGCCAAGGTCATCGCCTTCACCGGCAACGCCGAAGCCAAGCAAGCCCTCCGCGACAAGAAGTGTATCGCATGGGTCTATGACGATTCCTCGATCGGTTCCGATCTCTCCTCGGGAAATTGGGACGATTTCGAGATGCCGCTCAGCTCCGAGGACGACAATCCCTGGGGCCTCGCTGTGCCGCTTGCCGAGAAGGATTGCGTCTTCGGCAATTTCATGTCCGGCCTCAGCTACAACTGGCTGCAGAACGGCCAGCTGATCGAGTGGGAAAAGAAGTGGGGCATCAAG includes these proteins:
- a CDS encoding transporter substrate-binding domain-containing protein — its product is MKKVLALSAAMLMASASIATAAQCTNDTWKKVMSRGKMVVGVKADYKPWGFRDESGNLVGMEIDMAKAAADAMGVEVELVPVQSSNRMQFLEQGKIDLMIATMSDRPDRRKIVGIVQPNYYTSGTNVMSPKALGLTKWEDLRDKPVCGKQGAFYNKIVTERYGAKVIAFTGNAEAKQALRDKKCIAWVYDDSSIGSDLSSGNWDDFEMPLSSEDDNPWGLAVPLAEKDCVFGNFMSGLSYNWLQNGQLIEWEKKWGIKATSFLADKKERFKDWLDK